One Echinicola strongylocentroti DNA window includes the following coding sequences:
- a CDS encoding helix-turn-helix transcriptional regulator translates to MNRIDRLTAILTHLQTKRLVKAQQLADRFEISLRTVYRDVRALEEAGVPIIGEAGAGYSLVEGYRLPPVMFTQDEAMSFVVAEKMVEKLTDRESAVHFKEAMYKIRAVLKNGEKAMYEQATSFIAVRKRPNSLQQSNRPKTVPTILSGVVKKIVLEMEYKAMGKESPSKREIEPMGIYYYFDQWYMIAFCRLRQAYRTFRIDRILKLNETGQCFEDKHPSLQAYLKELENQKELTKIEIQVDKEVAPYLSGDKYDYGLVYESEQEDKVRMTFMLPYENDFIRWYCMFAEYADILSPNEVKLKAKDKLQQKLARIKKLGTLLT, encoded by the coding sequence ATGAACAGAATTGACCGTCTCACCGCTATATTGACACACCTTCAGACCAAACGGTTGGTAAAAGCCCAGCAGTTGGCCGACCGTTTTGAAATTAGTCTAAGGACTGTTTATAGGGATGTGCGAGCGCTTGAAGAAGCAGGTGTTCCGATCATAGGCGAGGCTGGAGCTGGCTATTCACTTGTGGAAGGGTACAGGTTACCACCAGTGATGTTTACCCAAGATGAGGCCATGTCGTTTGTAGTGGCAGAAAAGATGGTCGAGAAGCTGACCGATAGAGAAAGTGCAGTACACTTTAAAGAAGCGATGTACAAGATCAGAGCGGTTTTGAAAAATGGCGAAAAAGCGATGTATGAGCAGGCAACGTCCTTTATTGCAGTGCGCAAGCGTCCCAATAGTCTCCAGCAATCCAATAGACCTAAAACTGTTCCTACCATTCTTTCAGGGGTGGTGAAGAAAATAGTGTTGGAAATGGAGTACAAAGCAATGGGGAAGGAGTCTCCATCAAAGAGGGAAATCGAACCGATGGGCATATATTACTATTTTGACCAGTGGTATATGATCGCTTTTTGCCGGTTACGTCAGGCTTATAGGACTTTTAGAATAGACAGGATACTTAAATTGAACGAAACAGGTCAGTGCTTTGAGGACAAGCATCCGTCATTGCAGGCTTATCTTAAGGAACTTGAGAACCAAAAGGAGCTTACCAAAATCGAAATCCAAGTGGATAAAGAAGTGGCTCCTTACCTCAGTGGTGATAAGTATGATTATGGACTTGTATACGAATCAGAGCAGGAAGATAAAGTCAGGATGACCTTTATGCTTCCCTATGAGAATGACTTTATCCGCTGGTATTGCATGTTTGCAGAATATGCAGATATCCTCTCTCCCAATGAAGTTAAGTTAAAAGCCAAGGATAAACTTCAACAAAAGTTGGCCAGGATTAAGAAATTGGGCACCCTACTGACATAG
- a CDS encoding heme/hemin ABC transporter substrate-binding protein — protein MKRNITLFFVMALAVSCSSKHDQKQESTATEEAIPKIITAGGTITEIVYALGHGDAIVATDRTSTYPAHMQELPSIGYRNQIQAEGILSLNPDWILVEENYLNNDVVTQLENSGKKVFVLKNPQSAQTATALITEIGKIFEEKEKADELIRQLNKDLEALRTLKEQNKEQPKVAFIMSRGPEMVFLAGKDTFAEAMISMSGAEPVAVDFEGLKPLTPEALPALNPDYILLFESGFQAAGGKEGLRTIQGITATTAWKKDQLIAMDGHYLSGFGPRLGQAAIDLFEKTHP, from the coding sequence ATGAAAAGAAATATTACGCTATTTTTCGTTATGGCTCTGGCGGTGTCTTGCAGTAGTAAGCACGACCAGAAGCAAGAAAGCACAGCTACTGAGGAAGCTATTCCTAAGATCATCACGGCAGGCGGTACCATTACCGAAATTGTATATGCGCTAGGTCATGGTGATGCAATAGTGGCAACAGACCGGACCAGTACTTATCCCGCCCATATGCAGGAGTTACCCTCCATTGGCTACAGAAATCAAATCCAAGCAGAGGGCATTCTATCACTTAATCCTGATTGGATACTAGTGGAAGAAAACTACCTCAACAATGACGTGGTGACGCAACTAGAAAACAGCGGTAAGAAGGTATTTGTACTCAAAAATCCTCAATCTGCCCAAACAGCCACAGCACTCATTACGGAGATAGGCAAAATTTTCGAAGAAAAGGAAAAAGCAGATGAGCTAATCCGTCAGTTAAATAAGGATTTGGAAGCACTTAGGACGCTAAAAGAACAGAATAAAGAACAACCGAAAGTGGCCTTCATCATGTCCAGAGGACCTGAAATGGTCTTTTTGGCAGGGAAAGACACCTTTGCTGAGGCGATGATATCCATGTCGGGGGCAGAGCCTGTAGCGGTGGATTTCGAGGGGTTAAAACCACTTACTCCCGAGGCCTTGCCGGCACTTAATCCTGACTATATCCTTTTATTCGAATCTGGCTTTCAGGCAGCTGGAGGAAAGGAAGGCCTTCGGACGATCCAAGGGATTACGGCCACTACTGCCTGGAAAAAGGATCAGCTCATAGCCATGGATGGTCATTACCTGTCAGGTTTTGGCCCTCGCTTGGGACAGGCTGCGATCGATCTGTTTGAAAAAACCCATCCTTGA
- a CDS encoding heme ABC transporter ATP-binding protein, giving the protein MMVSAENIHFCIRKKPILDQVNIDLLPGEVVSILGPNGAGKSTLLKILSGEKNCETGSVSINQVPLASIKPQQLAKYRAVMPQHSTVNFPYTVEEIVALGVLSHDANTPSRQLMEEVMGLTGLGHLGERMIDGLSGGEKQRVQLARVLLQIWEDKPYARYLLLDEPTSSMDIAQQHQVLRLVRNLRKKNIGVLAILHDLNLAAHYSDKVVLMKNGSVKASGPVKTIMTAENLSMVYGHPISVLTHPLDDEQVIITSESTEYATLASIKTA; this is encoded by the coding sequence ATGATGGTCAGTGCCGAAAATATCCATTTCTGCATCAGGAAAAAACCAATTCTGGACCAGGTTAACATTGATCTGTTACCGGGAGAAGTGGTGAGCATATTGGGGCCAAATGGGGCAGGAAAATCCACTTTGCTAAAGATACTGAGTGGAGAAAAAAACTGTGAAACAGGTTCTGTTTCCATTAATCAGGTACCGCTGGCATCCATAAAACCGCAGCAATTGGCCAAATACAGGGCAGTGATGCCACAGCATTCGACTGTTAATTTTCCCTATACGGTAGAAGAGATCGTGGCATTGGGAGTACTGTCGCATGATGCCAATACACCTTCCCGGCAATTGATGGAAGAAGTGATGGGGCTAACAGGTTTAGGGCACTTGGGAGAGAGGATGATAGATGGGCTTTCTGGAGGAGAGAAACAGCGTGTACAGCTGGCCAGGGTGCTGTTGCAGATTTGGGAGGATAAGCCTTACGCCAGGTACCTGTTGCTGGATGAGCCTACTTCCAGTATGGACATTGCCCAGCAGCATCAGGTGCTACGACTGGTGAGGAATTTACGGAAAAAAAATATAGGCGTTCTGGCCATTTTACATGATTTAAATCTGGCAGCACACTACTCGGATAAGGTCGTGCTGATGAAAAACGGCTCGGTAAAAGCTTCTGGTCCTGTCAAAACCATTATGACTGCCGAAAACCTGTCGATGGTGTATGGCCATCCCATATCGGTGCTGACTCATCCCTTGGACGATGAGCAGGTCATCATTACCTCCGAAAGTACTGAATACGCAACATTAGCATCAATCAAAACAGCATAA
- a CDS encoding FecCD family ABC transporter permease: MQLSLSYKTVSTHRPMILSITGVLLVLFVLLSLVTGAYTISVPEVLHILGAKLGLPAQGVAEEKMAVLWTIRFPRVLLGVLVGGSLTVAGACLQGLFRNPLVEPAIIGVSSGSALFAVIVIVFSSSIGWQLRSLFGAFALPLAAFFGGLLNTFLAYRLASKAGKTDISILILAGVAINALSAALIGLVIYYGDDNAIRNFTFWSLGSLGGASWNKLYIVGSFIILATTVMMSFPKSLNALAVGESEAFHMGIHVQKVKYLVLFFSALAVGAGVSVTGAIGFVGLVVPHLVRMMIGSDHRTLLPVAFLLGAILMLVADIVSRLIVAPAELSIGIITALIGAPFFISILLNFKRQRIL, from the coding sequence ATGCAATTATCACTCAGCTATAAAACGGTAAGTACACACCGCCCGATGATCCTATCGATTACTGGGGTATTGTTGGTGCTTTTTGTGCTGCTTTCGTTGGTGACTGGTGCTTATACTATATCGGTACCGGAGGTATTACACATTTTGGGTGCTAAGCTCGGTCTGCCGGCGCAGGGTGTTGCTGAGGAAAAAATGGCTGTTTTATGGACCATTAGGTTTCCGCGTGTATTACTCGGCGTGTTGGTAGGAGGGAGCTTGACCGTGGCAGGAGCATGTCTGCAGGGCTTGTTCAGAAATCCATTGGTGGAGCCTGCTATTATCGGCGTCAGCTCAGGGAGTGCCTTATTTGCCGTTATTGTTATTGTGTTTTCTAGTTCCATCGGTTGGCAATTACGATCACTTTTTGGTGCATTTGCATTGCCTTTGGCGGCGTTTTTTGGTGGTCTGTTAAATACCTTTTTGGCTTACAGGCTTGCCAGCAAAGCCGGCAAAACCGATATCTCCATCCTGATCCTTGCCGGGGTAGCGATCAATGCGCTATCCGCGGCACTGATCGGGTTAGTAATCTACTATGGCGATGACAATGCCATCCGGAATTTTACCTTCTGGAGCCTTGGTAGCCTTGGAGGAGCGAGTTGGAACAAGCTATATATCGTTGGGAGCTTTATCATCCTTGCTACCACTGTGATGATGTCTTTTCCCAAATCCCTTAATGCTTTGGCGGTGGGGGAATCAGAAGCCTTCCACATGGGCATTCATGTGCAGAAAGTAAAATACCTGGTGCTCTTTTTTAGTGCATTGGCAGTAGGTGCAGGGGTTTCCGTGACAGGAGCCATTGGTTTTGTAGGACTGGTAGTGCCGCATTTGGTGAGGATGATGATAGGTTCGGATCACCGCACGCTCTTGCCAGTGGCATTTCTCCTTGGCGCCATATTGATGTTGGTTGCTGATATTGTTTCCCGACTTATTGTTGCACCGGCGGAGTTGTCCATAGGGATTATTACTGCGCTGATTGGAGCACCGTTCTTTATATCGATACTCTTGAATTTTAAACGTCAACGAATCCTATGA
- a CDS encoding hemin-degrading factor: protein MTTIINTVQKLKEQYKTLKEEYPKTRIREAAKLLGVSEAELLATSIGEGVVRLEGNWADFILHCRDLGRVMALTRTEGCVLEHKGTFQKISIHGSAPHQVATVIGPIEQRIFFSNWKFGFAAEIQGARGMMKSFQFFDQAGEAIMKIYLQKESNEDVFEQLKNEYKAIDQMADLDIEAIQAPEYTTDIDEDSFRKEWEEMKDTHAFFGMLKRYKLHRQEALRKIGDKWAYRVDRLVIREVLEKAVEQELPIMVFAGNRGNIQIHQGKVKNLRQIDNWFNVMDPDFVMHLNENTIDQAWVVHKNTADGVVSSIELFDASGELIAQYFGLRKPGIPQNVTWKKLVDTLKRI from the coding sequence ATGACTACGATCATCAATACCGTACAAAAACTAAAGGAACAATATAAAACCCTTAAAGAAGAATACCCTAAAACAAGGATCCGCGAGGCGGCCAAACTCCTAGGTGTCTCTGAAGCAGAATTACTGGCCACTTCTATCGGCGAAGGTGTCGTGAGACTGGAGGGAAATTGGGCCGATTTTATCCTTCACTGCCGTGATTTGGGGCGAGTAATGGCGCTTACCAGGACAGAAGGTTGTGTGCTTGAGCACAAAGGGACCTTCCAGAAAATCAGCATTCACGGTTCGGCTCCACATCAAGTGGCCACGGTGATTGGCCCGATTGAGCAACGTATTTTCTTTAGCAACTGGAAATTTGGTTTTGCCGCTGAGATCCAAGGGGCAAGGGGCATGATGAAAAGCTTCCAGTTTTTTGACCAAGCGGGGGAAGCGATCATGAAAATCTACCTTCAAAAAGAAAGCAATGAGGATGTTTTTGAGCAGCTAAAAAATGAATACAAAGCCATCGATCAAATGGCCGATCTTGACATCGAAGCGATCCAAGCTCCTGAATACACGACTGACATAGATGAAGATAGCTTCAGGAAAGAATGGGAAGAAATGAAAGATACCCATGCCTTCTTCGGGATGCTCAAGCGGTACAAACTCCACCGTCAGGAAGCACTGCGAAAGATTGGCGACAAGTGGGCCTATCGTGTAGATCGGTTGGTGATAAGGGAAGTGTTGGAAAAAGCGGTCGAGCAGGAGCTGCCCATAATGGTTTTTGCGGGTAACCGTGGCAATATCCAGATCCATCAAGGAAAGGTAAAAAACCTCCGCCAAATCGATAACTGGTTTAATGTCATGGATCCGGACTTTGTAATGCACCTGAATGAAAATACCATTGATCAAGCCTGGGTGGTGCATAAGAATACAGCTGATGGGGTAGTGTCTTCCATAGAATTATTTGATGCTTCCGGAGAGCTAATAGCCCAATATTTTGGCCTTCGGAAGCCAGGTATCCCACAAAATGTCACGTGGAAAAAACTGGTGGATACCTTAAAGAGGATTTAG